From Camelus dromedarius isolate mCamDro1 unplaced genomic scaffold, mCamDro1.pat HAP1_SCAFFOLD_200, whole genome shotgun sequence, the proteins below share one genomic window:
- the LOC135320996 gene encoding uncharacterized protein LOC135320996 isoform X2, producing the protein MSVTTLSLLHLLLQIEQDPGGSTKPVPSAILCVMSCDPVDAQHPPAEETDCLRYIKGEDTYYPHGAQVGLGVCCLYSRWARVALGIPVPEFLQYTRCLFPNLQNWNDVNHPAVHSMVHPHLELSGSKSISEGTYLKRNGIPDSEGQRKHQPGLEKENSISEPVLGDLTEITLVAQARDREHVPSCSQPQTSTDASYTGKDPGLGGRWPPEIRQMLDSSLTTGSGQDVLRGRRQPPRQRRRGLSLASRSICSHLNICCPSFTGRPSSVYPSPGRWAQCMQPKVTF; encoded by the exons attgaacaggatccagggggaagtaccaagcctgtcccatcggccatcctgtgtgtcatgtcctgtgacccagtagatgctcagcac cctccagctgaagaaacagattgccttaggtacatcaaaggtgaggacacctactatccccatggagcccaggtggggctgggagtctgctgtttgtacagccggtgggctcgtgttgctttgggcatccctgtgcctgaattcctgcagtacactcggtg cctgtttcctaatctgcaaaactggaatgatgttaaccatcccgcag tgcattccatggtgcatcctcacctagaattgagtggaagcaagtccatctcagaagggacatacctGAAGAGGAATGGcattccagactctgaagggcagagaaagcaccagcctgggttagagaaag agaacagcatctctgagcccgtcctgggtgacctcacagagatcaccctagtggcccaggctagagaccgggaacatgtaccttcctgcagccaaccccagacgtccactgatgcctcatatactggcaaagat cctggcctgggggggcgatggccgccggagattcgccagatgttggactccag cttaaccaccggaagtgggcaggatgtgctgagggggcggaggcagccgccaaggcagcgacggagggggctgtccctggccagccggtcaatttgttcccatctcaacatTTGCTGTCCCAGTTTCACAGGACGCCCTTCTTcagtttatccttctcctgggaggtgggctcagtgcatgcagcccaag gtgacattttag
- the LOC135320996 gene encoding uncharacterized protein LOC135320996 isoform X7, with translation MSVTTLSLLHLLLQIEQDPGGSTKPVPSAILCVMSCDPVDAQHPPAEETDCLRYIKGEDTYYPHGAQVGLGVCCLYSRWARVALGIPVPEFLQYTRCLFPNLQNWNDVNHPAVHSMVHPHLELSGSKSISEGTYLKRNGIPDSEGQRKHQPGLEKENSISEPVLGDLTEITLVAQARDREHVPSCSQPQTSTDASYTGKDPGLGGRWPPEIRQMLDSRGGFCCRRGGTPVSR, from the exons attgaacaggatccagggggaagtaccaagcctgtcccatcggccatcctgtgtgtcatgtcctgtgacccagtagatgctcagcac cctccagctgaagaaacagattgccttaggtacatcaaaggtgaggacacctactatccccatggagcccaggtggggctgggagtctgctgtttgtacagccggtgggctcgtgttgctttgggcatccctgtgcctgaattcctgcagtacactcggtg cctgtttcctaatctgcaaaactggaatgatgttaaccatcccgcag tgcattccatggtgcatcctcacctagaattgagtggaagcaagtccatctcagaagggacatacctGAAGAGGAATGGcattccagactctgaagggcagagaaagcaccagcctgggttagagaaag agaacagcatctctgagcccgtcctgggtgacctcacagagatcaccctagtggcccaggctagagaccgggaacatgtaccttcctgcagccaaccccagacgtccactgatgcctcatatactggcaaagat cctggcctgggggggcgatggccgccggagattcgccagatgttggactccag gggcggcttctgctgccgtagaggcgggacgccggtctccag gtga
- the LOC135320996 gene encoding uncharacterized protein LOC135320996 isoform X4 — protein MSVTTLSLLHLLLQIEQDPGGSTKPVPSAILCVMSCDPVDAQHPPAEETDCLRYIKGEDTYYPHGAQVGLGVCCLYSRWARVALGIPVPEFLQYTRCLFPNLQNWNDVNHPAVHSMVHPHLELSGSKSISEGTYLKRNGIPDSEGQRKHQPGLEKENSISEPVLGDLTEITLVAQARDREHVPSCSQPQTSTDASYTGKDPGLGGRWPPEIRQMLDSSLTTGSGQDVLRGRRQPPRQRRRGLSLASRSICSHLNICCPSFTGRPSSVYPSPGR, from the exons attgaacaggatccagggggaagtaccaagcctgtcccatcggccatcctgtgtgtcatgtcctgtgacccagtagatgctcagcac cctccagctgaagaaacagattgccttaggtacatcaaaggtgaggacacctactatccccatggagcccaggtggggctgggagtctgctgtttgtacagccggtgggctcgtgttgctttgggcatccctgtgcctgaattcctgcagtacactcggtg cctgtttcctaatctgcaaaactggaatgatgttaaccatcccgcag tgcattccatggtgcatcctcacctagaattgagtggaagcaagtccatctcagaagggacatacctGAAGAGGAATGGcattccagactctgaagggcagagaaagcaccagcctgggttagagaaag agaacagcatctctgagcccgtcctgggtgacctcacagagatcaccctagtggcccaggctagagaccgggaacatgtaccttcctgcagccaaccccagacgtccactgatgcctcatatactggcaaagat cctggcctgggggggcgatggccgccggagattcgccagatgttggactccag cttaaccaccggaagtgggcaggatgtgctgagggggcggaggcagccgccaaggcagcgacggagggggctgtccctggccagccggtcaatttgttcccatctcaacatTTGCTGTCCCAGTTTCACAGGACGCCCTTCTTcagtttatccttctcctgggag gtga
- the LOC135320996 gene encoding uncharacterized protein LOC135320996 isoform X8, which yields MSVTTLSLLHLLLQIEQDPGGSTKPVPSAILCVMSCDPVDAQHPPAEETDCLRYIKGEDTYYPHGAQVGLGVCCLYSRWARVALGIPVPEFLQYTRCLFPNLQNWNDVNHPAVHSMVHPHLELSGSKSISEGTYLKRNGIPDSEGQRKHQPGLEKENSISEPVLGDLTEITLVAQARDREHVPSCSQPQTSTDASYTGKDPGLGGRWPPEIRQMLDSR from the exons attgaacaggatccagggggaagtaccaagcctgtcccatcggccatcctgtgtgtcatgtcctgtgacccagtagatgctcagcac cctccagctgaagaaacagattgccttaggtacatcaaaggtgaggacacctactatccccatggagcccaggtggggctgggagtctgctgtttgtacagccggtgggctcgtgttgctttgggcatccctgtgcctgaattcctgcagtacactcggtg cctgtttcctaatctgcaaaactggaatgatgttaaccatcccgcag tgcattccatggtgcatcctcacctagaattgagtggaagcaagtccatctcagaagggacatacctGAAGAGGAATGGcattccagactctgaagggcagagaaagcaccagcctgggttagagaaag agaacagcatctctgagcccgtcctgggtgacctcacagagatcaccctagtggcccaggctagagaccgggaacatgtaccttcctgcagccaaccccagacgtccactgatgcctcatatactggcaaagat cctggcctgggggggcgatggccgccggagattcgccagatgttggactccag gtga
- the LOC135320996 gene encoding uncharacterized protein LOC135320996 isoform X1 yields the protein MSVTTLSLLHLLLQIEQDPGGSTKPVPSAILCVMSCDPVDAQHPPAEETDCLRYIKGEDTYYPHGAQVGLGVCCLYSRWARVALGIPVPEFLQYTRCLFPNLQNWNDVNHPAVHSMVHPHLELSGSKSISEGTYLKRNGIPDSEGQRKHQPGLEKENSISEPVLGDLTEITLVAQARDREHVPSCSQPQTSTDASYTGKDPGLGGRWPPEIRQMLDSSLTTGSGQDVLRGRRQPPRQRRRGLSLASRSICSHLNICCPSFTGRPSSVYPSPGRWAQCMQPKVWALPWGGAELSSSSLSLFFSKVVTGPNS from the exons attgaacaggatccagggggaagtaccaagcctgtcccatcggccatcctgtgtgtcatgtcctgtgacccagtagatgctcagcac cctccagctgaagaaacagattgccttaggtacatcaaaggtgaggacacctactatccccatggagcccaggtggggctgggagtctgctgtttgtacagccggtgggctcgtgttgctttgggcatccctgtgcctgaattcctgcagtacactcggtg cctgtttcctaatctgcaaaactggaatgatgttaaccatcccgcag tgcattccatggtgcatcctcacctagaattgagtggaagcaagtccatctcagaagggacatacctGAAGAGGAATGGcattccagactctgaagggcagagaaagcaccagcctgggttagagaaag agaacagcatctctgagcccgtcctgggtgacctcacagagatcaccctagtggcccaggctagagaccgggaacatgtaccttcctgcagccaaccccagacgtccactgatgcctcatatactggcaaagat cctggcctgggggggcgatggccgccggagattcgccagatgttggactccag cttaaccaccggaagtgggcaggatgtgctgagggggcggaggcagccgccaaggcagcgacggagggggctgtccctggccagccggtcaatttgttcccatctcaacatTTGCTGTCCCAGTTTCACAGGACGCCCTTCTTcagtttatccttctcctgggaggtgggctcagtgcatgcagcccaaggtctgggctctcccctggggaggggcagaactctcttcttcttctttgtctttattcttcagcaaagtggttactggccccaattcttaa
- the LOC135320996 gene encoding uncharacterized protein LOC135320996 isoform X3, whose amino-acid sequence MSCDPVDAQHPPAEETDCLRYIKGEDTYYPHGAQVGLGVCCLYSRWARVALGIPVPEFLQYTRCLFPNLQNWNDVNHPAVHSMVHPHLELSGSKSISEGTYLKRNGIPDSEGQRKHQPGLEKENSISEPVLGDLTEITLVAQARDREHVPSCSQPQTSTDASYTGKDPGLGGRWPPEIRQMLDSSLTTGSGQDVLRGRRQPPRQRRRGLSLASRSICSHLNICCPSFTGRPSSVYPSPGRWAQCMQPKVWALPWGGAELSSSSLSLFFSKVVTGPNS is encoded by the exons atgtcctgtgacccagtagatgctcagcac cctccagctgaagaaacagattgccttaggtacatcaaaggtgaggacacctactatccccatggagcccaggtggggctgggagtctgctgtttgtacagccggtgggctcgtgttgctttgggcatccctgtgcctgaattcctgcagtacactcggtg cctgtttcctaatctgcaaaactggaatgatgttaaccatcccgcag tgcattccatggtgcatcctcacctagaattgagtggaagcaagtccatctcagaagggacatacctGAAGAGGAATGGcattccagactctgaagggcagagaaagcaccagcctgggttagagaaag agaacagcatctctgagcccgtcctgggtgacctcacagagatcaccctagtggcccaggctagagaccgggaacatgtaccttcctgcagccaaccccagacgtccactgatgcctcatatactggcaaagat cctggcctgggggggcgatggccgccggagattcgccagatgttggactccag cttaaccaccggaagtgggcaggatgtgctgagggggcggaggcagccgccaaggcagcgacggagggggctgtccctggccagccggtcaatttgttcccatctcaacatTTGCTGTCCCAGTTTCACAGGACGCCCTTCTTcagtttatccttctcctgggaggtgggctcagtgcatgcagcccaaggtctgggctctcccctggggaggggcagaactctcttcttcttctttgtctttattcttcagcaaagtggttactggccccaattcttaa
- the LOC135320996 gene encoding uncharacterized protein LOC135320996 isoform X5, with protein sequence MSVTTLSLLHLLLQIEQDPGGSTKPVPSAILCVMSCDPVDAQHPPAEETDCLRYIKVHSMVHPHLELSGSKSISEGTYLKRNGIPDSEGQRKHQPGLEKENSISEPVLGDLTEITLVAQARDREHVPSCSQPQTSTDASYTGKDPGLGGRWPPEIRQMLDSSLTTGSGQDVLRGRRQPPRQRRRGLSLASRSICSHLNICCPSFTGRPSSVYPSPGRWAQCMQPKVWALPWGGAELSSSSLSLFFSKVVTGPNS encoded by the exons attgaacaggatccagggggaagtaccaagcctgtcccatcggccatcctgtgtgtcatgtcctgtgacccagtagatgctcagcac cctccagctgaagaaacagattgccttaggtacatcaaag tgcattccatggtgcatcctcacctagaattgagtggaagcaagtccatctcagaagggacatacctGAAGAGGAATGGcattccagactctgaagggcagagaaagcaccagcctgggttagagaaag agaacagcatctctgagcccgtcctgggtgacctcacagagatcaccctagtggcccaggctagagaccgggaacatgtaccttcctgcagccaaccccagacgtccactgatgcctcatatactggcaaagat cctggcctgggggggcgatggccgccggagattcgccagatgttggactccag cttaaccaccggaagtgggcaggatgtgctgagggggcggaggcagccgccaaggcagcgacggagggggctgtccctggccagccggtcaatttgttcccatctcaacatTTGCTGTCCCAGTTTCACAGGACGCCCTTCTTcagtttatccttctcctgggaggtgggctcagtgcatgcagcccaaggtctgggctctcccctggggaggggcagaactctcttcttcttctttgtctttattcttcagcaaagtggttactggccccaattcttaa
- the LOC135320996 gene encoding uncharacterized protein LOC135320996 isoform X6: protein MSVTTLSLLHLLLQIEQDPGGSTKPVPSAILCVMSCDPVDAQHPPAEETDCLRYIKGEDTYYPHGAQVGLGVCCLYSRWARVALGIPVPEFLQYTRCLFPNLQNWNDVNHPAVHSMVHPHLELSGSKSISEGTYLKRNGIPDSEGQRKHQPGLEKENSISEPVLGDLTEITLVAQARDREHVPSCSQPQTSTDASYTGKDPGLGGRWPPEIRQMLDSRGGFCCRRGGTPVSR, encoded by the exons attgaacaggatccagggggaagtaccaagcctgtcccatcggccatcctgtgtgtcatgtcctgtgacccagtagatgctcagcac cctccagctgaagaaacagattgccttaggtacatcaaaggtgaggacacctactatccccatggagcccaggtggggctgggagtctgctgtttgtacagccggtgggctcgtgttgctttgggcatccctgtgcctgaattcctgcagtacactcggtg cctgtttcctaatctgcaaaactggaatgatgttaaccatcccgcag tgcattccatggtgcatcctcacctagaattgagtggaagcaagtccatctcagaagggacatacctGAAGAGGAATGGcattccagactctgaagggcagagaaagcaccagcctgggttagagaaag agaacagcatctctgagcccgtcctgggtgacctcacagagatcaccctagtggcccaggctagagaccgggaacatgtaccttcctgcagccaaccccagacgtccactgatgcctcatatactggcaaagat cctggcctgggggggcgatggccgccggagattcgccagatgttggactccag gggcggcttctgctgccgtagaggcgggacgccggtctccaggtga